From a region of the Rathayibacter sp. VKM Ac-2804 genome:
- a CDS encoding universal stress protein: MTESTPSGPVLVGVVDGQRPEVVRTAAQLASGLGAPLLLLTVVADPYLVGEYVDPMTGGIPVGLVPRSGAADAGPTEPPGLRASLAELLDGTGVAWTLRTAQGEPALALTDVAEEVDARMIVVGTRDPGVLAGIAEFLSGSVAVHLAHRQQRPVLVVPRAGADARRRVPWDTGE; this comes from the coding sequence ATGACCGAATCCACCCCCTCCGGACCCGTGCTCGTCGGCGTCGTCGACGGGCAGCGTCCCGAGGTCGTCCGCACCGCCGCGCAGCTCGCCTCCGGGCTCGGCGCCCCGCTGCTGCTGCTCACCGTCGTCGCCGATCCGTACCTCGTCGGCGAGTACGTCGACCCGATGACGGGCGGCATCCCCGTCGGCCTCGTGCCCCGCTCCGGAGCCGCCGACGCCGGTCCGACCGAGCCGCCCGGACTCCGCGCGTCACTCGCCGAGCTCCTCGACGGCACGGGAGTCGCTTGGACGCTGCGCACCGCCCAGGGCGAGCCGGCCCTGGCCCTCACCGACGTGGCCGAGGAGGTCGACGCCCGGATGATCGTGGTCGGCACCCGCGACCCCGGGGTGCTCGCGGGCATCGCCGAGTTCCTCAGCGGCAGCGTCGCGGTGCACCTCGCGCACCGGCAGCAGCGCCCCGTGCTCGTCGTGCCCCGCGCGGGCGCGGACGCCCGGCGCCGCGTCCCCTGGGACACGGGGGAGTGA
- the crcB gene encoding fluoride efflux transporter CrcB — protein MTPLHLRPSAILLVAVGGAVGTAARYGTVLVLPPIGAVPVATIAVNLVGAFLLGLLLAGLARRGPDSGGRRTLRLLLGTGVLGGFTTYSTFSLDTVALLEDGRWAEVLLYTGVTLVLGTLAAVLGVVLASRRSAVTE, from the coding sequence GTGACGCCGCTGCACCTGCGGCCGAGCGCGATCCTCCTGGTCGCGGTCGGCGGCGCCGTCGGCACGGCCGCCCGCTACGGGACGGTGCTCGTCCTGCCCCCGATCGGCGCGGTCCCCGTGGCGACGATCGCGGTCAACCTCGTCGGCGCGTTCCTGCTCGGCCTCCTGCTGGCCGGCCTCGCCCGCCGCGGGCCGGACAGCGGCGGGCGGCGCACCCTCCGCCTGCTGCTCGGCACCGGGGTGCTCGGCGGCTTCACGACCTACAGCACCTTCTCCCTCGACACGGTCGCCCTCCTCGAGGACGGGCGCTGGGCCGAGGTCCTCCTCTACACCGGCGTCACGCTCGTGCTCGGCACCCTCGCGGCGGTGCTCGGCGTCGTGCTCGCGAGCCGGCGGAGCGCGGTGACGGAGTGA
- a CDS encoding CrcB family protein has protein sequence MTHVLLFLGVALAGGAGAAARLVLDGVARSLVPVRWPVGTLLINVSGSLLLGVVTGLALGGALDESWRLVLGTGVLGGFTTFSTASVEAARMLLERRWRAGLGYGLGMWAAALAAAVAGRALTGALLPPG, from the coding sequence GTGACGCACGTGCTCCTCTTCCTCGGCGTCGCCCTCGCGGGCGGTGCCGGCGCCGCGGCCCGCCTCGTCCTCGACGGCGTGGCGCGCTCGCTCGTCCCGGTGCGCTGGCCGGTGGGGACGCTCCTGATCAACGTCTCCGGCTCGCTGCTGCTCGGAGTCGTCACCGGCCTGGCGCTCGGCGGCGCTCTGGACGAGTCGTGGCGCCTCGTGCTCGGCACCGGGGTCCTCGGCGGCTTCACCACGTTCAGCACGGCGAGCGTCGAGGCGGCGCGGATGCTGCTGGAGCGCCGCTGGCGCGCGGGACTCGGCTACGGGCTCGGGATGTGGGCGGCGGCGCTCGCCGCGGCGGTCGCCGGGCGGGCGCTCACCGGGGCGCTGCTGCCGCCGGGATGA
- a CDS encoding response regulator transcription factor: MTSVSGLRELRLAVVEDQPLYRQMLGSLLRSVPGVRSVVEASSAAEARERLRPAELDVAIVDIELGDGDGIELGRELRSRDPDLAIVLLSAVDSMHRFLRLGRAEVRGWSYLSKSSSLSSPALMTAIRATLDGRTVLDPALVAARTARRSSPVDALSRRQYEVLTALASGLTNAAIAGRLGIAVRSVDNHVNALYAALGLRSDGSRNPRVEATLLFLEHTR; this comes from the coding sequence GTGACATCGGTGAGCGGTCTGCGGGAGCTGAGGCTCGCCGTCGTCGAGGATCAGCCGCTCTACCGGCAGATGCTCGGCTCGCTGCTGCGCTCCGTCCCCGGCGTCCGGAGCGTCGTCGAGGCCTCGTCCGCCGCGGAGGCGCGCGAGCGGCTGCGTCCCGCCGAGCTCGACGTCGCGATCGTCGACATCGAGCTGGGCGACGGCGACGGCATCGAGCTCGGTCGCGAGCTGCGCTCCCGGGACCCCGACCTCGCGATCGTGCTGCTCTCGGCCGTCGACTCGATGCACCGCTTCCTCCGGCTCGGCCGCGCCGAGGTGCGCGGCTGGAGCTACCTCTCGAAGAGCTCGTCCCTCTCGTCCCCCGCGCTGATGACCGCGATCCGGGCGACCCTCGACGGCCGGACCGTGCTCGACCCCGCGCTGGTCGCCGCGCGCACCGCCCGCCGGAGCTCGCCCGTCGACGCCCTCAGCCGCCGCCAGTACGAGGTGCTCACCGCGCTCGCCTCCGGACTCACCAACGCGGCGATCGCGGGGCGGCTGGGCATCGCGGTCCGCTCGGTCGACAACCACGTGAACGCCCTCTACGCGGCGCTCGGTCTGCGCTCCGACGGGTCGCGGAACCCGCGCGTGGAGGCGACGCTGCTGTTCCTGGAGCACACCCGGTGA
- a CDS encoding VOC family protein, translating to MAAAGVATVWVPVEDMERAVAFYRDTLGLDVKSTSSDWSELDAGGLMIGLNARESASVSESGGAVVSFQPDGSIEDELERLKARGASIEGEISDHEWGRILPFKDSEGNDLQYYTPPQS from the coding sequence ATGGCAGCAGCAGGAGTGGCGACGGTATGGGTGCCCGTCGAGGACATGGAGCGGGCGGTCGCGTTCTACCGCGACACCCTCGGCCTCGACGTGAAGAGCACCTCGAGCGACTGGTCGGAGCTCGACGCGGGCGGACTGATGATCGGGCTGAACGCCCGCGAATCGGCCTCCGTCTCCGAGAGCGGCGGAGCGGTCGTCTCGTTCCAGCCCGACGGCAGCATCGAGGACGAGCTGGAGCGGCTGAAGGCCCGCGGCGCGTCGATCGAGGGCGAGATCAGCGATCACGAGTGGGGTCGCATCCTGCCCTTCAAGGACTCCGAGGGCAACGACCTCCAGTACTACACACCGCCGCAGAGCTGA
- a CDS encoding D-2-hydroxyacid dehydrogenase, which yields MTTPAPTPTDRLRVVAATPISEELIARVVELEPRIHFVADQSLLPPMRHPGDHGGDPAFERTAEQQAAFEELVDSAEVLYGIPGEDPAALARTVAANPALRWVQTMPAGGGAQVKKAGLDEEALARVAFSTSAGVHSDPLAEFSLFGLLAGAKTLPKLQALQGAREWGSRWTMGLLSEQTVLIVGLGTIGRATAQKLATLGARVIGTSRHADAVEHVDEIVQPSAIAEVAGRIDGVVVTLPGTEQTEKLVGADFFAALRPGATLVSVGRGTVIDEDALLAALEDGRVGFAALDVVAEEPLAQDSPLWSHPSVLLSPHTAALNAAEDRLIAELFARNATRFLDGEELINRVDTVEFY from the coding sequence GTGACGACGCCCGCACCGACTCCGACCGATCGCCTCCGCGTCGTGGCCGCCACGCCGATCAGCGAGGAGCTGATCGCACGGGTGGTCGAGCTCGAGCCGCGGATCCACTTCGTGGCCGATCAGAGCCTGCTGCCGCCGATGCGGCACCCGGGCGATCACGGCGGCGACCCGGCCTTCGAGCGCACGGCGGAGCAGCAGGCCGCGTTCGAGGAGCTGGTCGACTCCGCCGAGGTGCTCTACGGGATCCCGGGCGAGGACCCGGCGGCGCTCGCGCGGACCGTCGCCGCGAACCCGGCGCTGCGCTGGGTGCAGACGATGCCCGCGGGCGGCGGCGCGCAGGTCAAGAAGGCGGGTCTCGACGAGGAGGCGCTCGCGCGGGTCGCGTTCTCCACCTCCGCGGGCGTGCACTCCGATCCGCTGGCCGAGTTCTCCCTCTTCGGGCTGCTCGCCGGCGCGAAGACGCTGCCGAAGCTGCAGGCACTGCAGGGCGCGCGCGAGTGGGGCTCGCGCTGGACGATGGGGCTGCTGTCGGAGCAGACCGTCCTGATCGTCGGGCTCGGCACCATCGGCCGCGCGACCGCGCAGAAGCTCGCAACGCTCGGTGCCCGGGTGATCGGCACCAGCCGGCACGCCGACGCCGTGGAGCACGTGGACGAGATCGTGCAGCCCTCCGCGATCGCCGAGGTGGCCGGGCGGATCGACGGGGTGGTCGTCACGCTGCCCGGCACGGAGCAGACCGAGAAGCTGGTCGGCGCGGACTTCTTCGCCGCGCTGCGCCCGGGAGCGACGCTGGTCAGCGTCGGCCGCGGCACCGTGATCGACGAGGACGCGCTGCTCGCGGCGCTCGAGGACGGCCGGGTCGGCTTCGCGGCCCTCGACGTGGTCGCGGAGGAGCCGCTCGCGCAGGACAGCCCGCTCTGGAGCCACCCGAGCGTGCTGCTCAGCCCGCACACCGCCGCGCTGAACGCGGCCGAGGACCGCCTCATCGCCGAGCTCTTCGCCCGCAACGCCACCCGCTTCCTCGACGGCGAGGAGCTGATCAACCGGGTCGACACGGTCGAGTTCTACTGA
- a CDS encoding DEAD/DEAH box helicase, whose amino-acid sequence MASTDTPEPAPQADGATAPAADSTAPAAPADETAPSLVFSDLGLSDPVLKALKEVGYETPSAIQAATIPSLLSGRDVLGVAQTGTGKTAAFALPILSRLDVSQKTPQALVLAPTRELALQVCEAFERYASGLRGVHVLPVYGGQGYGTQLSALRRGVHVVVGTPGRIMDHLEKGTLDLTHLKYLVLDEADEMLKMGFAEDVETILADTPVEKQIALFSATMPSQIRRISQKYLKDPEEITVKAKTTTSANTTQRYLMVSYPQKVDALTRILEVENFEGMIVFVRTKSETETLAEKLRARGYTAAAISGDVAQAQRERTVEQLKSGKLDILVATDVAARGLDVDRISHVVNYDIPIDTESYVHRIGRTGRAGRSGAAISFVTPRERRLLSAIEKATRQPLTEMRLPSVEDVNVTRLSRFDDAITTALADRERLDRFRDIIGHYVEHHDVVESDVAAALAIVAQGDEPLLLSPDDPRFRREDSRGDRPERSDRSSYDNDRERPERRQRSSNSNLASYRIEVGRRQRVEPRQIVGALANEGGLNRGDFGHIDIRPDFSIVELPADLPQDVLDRLAGTRISGQLIELKPDRRPSRAGADRGGRPSGPSRSTDRPERKPRY is encoded by the coding sequence ATGGCGTCCACCGATACACCCGAACCCGCCCCCCAGGCCGACGGCGCGACCGCGCCCGCCGCCGACAGCACCGCCCCGGCCGCGCCGGCAGACGAGACCGCCCCCTCGCTGGTCTTCTCGGACCTGGGTCTCAGCGACCCCGTCCTCAAGGCCCTCAAGGAGGTCGGCTACGAGACGCCCTCCGCGATCCAGGCGGCGACGATCCCCTCCCTCCTGTCCGGCCGCGACGTCCTCGGCGTCGCGCAGACCGGCACCGGCAAGACCGCGGCGTTCGCGCTGCCGATCCTCTCCCGCCTCGACGTCTCGCAGAAGACCCCTCAGGCGCTCGTCCTCGCGCCCACGCGCGAGCTCGCGCTGCAGGTCTGCGAGGCGTTCGAGCGCTACGCGTCCGGCCTGCGCGGCGTGCACGTCCTCCCCGTCTACGGCGGTCAGGGCTACGGCACCCAGCTGTCCGCGCTGCGTCGCGGCGTCCACGTCGTCGTCGGCACCCCCGGCCGCATCATGGACCACCTCGAGAAGGGCACGCTCGACCTCACGCACCTGAAGTACCTGGTGCTCGACGAGGCCGACGAGATGCTCAAGATGGGCTTCGCCGAGGACGTCGAGACGATCCTCGCCGACACTCCGGTCGAGAAGCAGATCGCCCTGTTCTCGGCGACCATGCCGTCGCAGATCCGCCGCATCTCGCAGAAGTACCTGAAGGACCCGGAGGAGATCACGGTCAAGGCCAAGACCACGACCTCCGCGAACACCACCCAGCGCTACCTGATGGTGTCGTACCCGCAGAAGGTCGATGCGCTGACCCGCATCCTCGAGGTCGAGAACTTCGAGGGCATGATCGTCTTCGTCCGCACCAAGAGCGAGACGGAGACCCTCGCCGAGAAGCTGCGCGCCCGCGGCTACACGGCCGCCGCGATCAGCGGCGACGTCGCCCAGGCCCAGCGCGAGCGCACCGTCGAGCAGCTGAAGTCGGGCAAGCTCGACATCCTCGTCGCGACCGACGTCGCGGCCCGCGGTCTCGACGTCGACCGGATCAGCCACGTCGTCAACTACGACATCCCGATCGACACCGAGTCGTACGTGCACCGCATCGGCCGCACAGGCCGGGCCGGTCGCAGCGGTGCTGCGATCAGCTTCGTGACCCCGCGCGAGCGCCGCCTGCTCTCCGCCATCGAGAAGGCGACCCGTCAGCCGCTGACCGAGATGCGCCTCCCGAGCGTCGAGGACGTCAACGTCACGCGCCTCTCCCGCTTCGACGACGCCATCACCACGGCGCTGGCCGACCGCGAGCGGCTCGACCGGTTCCGCGACATCATCGGCCACTACGTCGAGCACCACGACGTGGTCGAGTCGGACGTGGCCGCCGCGCTGGCGATCGTCGCCCAGGGCGACGAGCCGCTGCTGCTCTCGCCCGACGACCCCCGCTTCCGCCGCGAGGACAGCCGGGGCGACCGCCCCGAGCGCTCCGACCGGTCCTCGTACGACAACGACCGCGAGCGTCCCGAGCGCCGCCAGCGCTCGTCGAACAGCAACCTCGCGTCGTACCGGATCGAGGTGGGCCGCCGTCAGCGCGTCGAGCCCCGCCAGATCGTCGGCGCGCTCGCGAACGAGGGCGGCCTCAACCGCGGCGACTTCGGGCACATCGACATCCGCCCGGACTTCTCGATCGTGGAGCTGCCGGCCGACCTGCCCCAGGACGTGCTCGACCGCCTCGCCGGCACCCGCATCAGCGGCCAGCTGATCGAGCTCAAGCCCGACCGCCGCCCCAGCCGCGCCGGCGCCGACCGCGGCGGCCGTCCCTCGGGCCCGTCCCGCTCCACCGACCGCCCGGAGCGCAAGCCCCGCTACTGA
- a CDS encoding DUF2283 domain-containing protein, with protein MRIRYDPSANAAYLPVGREPEPGESVEQVCDIADPHGFGEIILDFDAAGHLIGVEILGARKLLRPEALADADIL; from the coding sequence ATGAGGATCCGATACGACCCGAGTGCGAACGCCGCCTACCTGCCCGTCGGGCGTGAGCCCGAACCCGGCGAGTCCGTCGAGCAGGTGTGCGACATCGCCGACCCGCACGGGTTCGGCGAGATCATCCTCGACTTCGACGCCGCCGGTCACCTCATCGGCGTTGAGATCCTCGGTGCGCGGAAGCTGCTGCGCCCCGAGGCCCTGGCCGACGCCGACATCCTCTGA
- a CDS encoding methionine ABC transporter permease, with amino-acid sequence MNELVPLLPKLAEATGQTLYIVAFSLLFGGLGGLLIGLGLAVTRAGALYANRVVFGLLNVIVNIFRPIPFIIFIAAAQPLARLVVGSGIGTDAIIFSLSLAAAFGIGRIVEQNLLTVQPGVIEAARSVGASRFRIVRTVLLPEALGPLILGYTFVFVAIIDMSAVAGYIGAGGLGTFAIQYGYRQFEPVVTWAAVLVIIVIVQLVQLLGNVLARRVLRR; translated from the coding sequence ATGAACGAGCTCGTCCCGCTGCTGCCCAAGCTCGCCGAGGCGACCGGGCAGACCCTCTACATCGTGGCGTTCAGCCTGCTCTTCGGCGGTCTCGGCGGCCTGCTGATCGGGCTCGGCCTGGCCGTCACCCGCGCGGGGGCGCTCTACGCCAACCGGGTCGTCTTCGGTCTGCTGAACGTGATCGTCAACATCTTCCGGCCGATCCCGTTCATCATCTTCATCGCCGCCGCCCAGCCGCTGGCCCGCCTCGTGGTCGGCTCCGGCATCGGCACCGACGCGATCATCTTCTCGCTCTCGCTCGCCGCCGCCTTCGGCATCGGCCGCATCGTCGAGCAGAACCTGCTGACCGTGCAGCCCGGCGTGATCGAGGCCGCGCGCTCGGTCGGAGCGAGCCGCTTCCGGATCGTGCGCACGGTCCTGCTGCCCGAGGCGCTCGGACCGCTGATCCTCGGCTACACCTTCGTCTTCGTCGCGATCATCGACATGTCGGCGGTCGCCGGCTACATCGGCGCCGGCGGCCTCGGCACCTTCGCGATCCAGTACGGCTACCGCCAGTTCGAGCCGGTCGTCACCTGGGCGGCCGTCCTCGTCATCATCGTCATCGTCCAGCTGGTCCAGCTGCTCGGCAACGTCCTGGCCCGCCGCGTCCTCCGCCGCTGA
- a CDS encoding methionine ABC transporter ATP-binding protein: MPLIRLADVSKVYPPLARGATALTAVDGVSLDIEAGDVYGVIGYSGAGKSTLARLINALEPATGGSIEIDGREIVGLPERELRRLRLRIGMIFQQFNLFGSKTVEQNVAYPLQVAGTPRTELRARVDEMLRFVGLSDKARSHPEQLSGGQKQRVGIARALAASPRILLADEATSALDPDTTGEVLALLRRINEELGVTIVVITHEMDVVQQLATKVAVMEAGRIVERGPVFDVFSAPREPVTRRFVSTVVRTVPSREEAAVLRARHAGRLVTLSFSDGSASQGEVFAEIAQAGVPLELVYGGITDVRGRAFGHLTVALDSSDDVIDPLLARLGARVALTEVPR, encoded by the coding sequence GTGCCGCTCATCCGCCTCGCCGACGTGAGCAAGGTCTACCCGCCGCTCGCGCGCGGCGCGACCGCCCTGACCGCCGTGGACGGCGTCAGCCTCGACATCGAGGCCGGCGACGTCTACGGCGTGATCGGCTACTCCGGAGCCGGCAAGAGCACGCTCGCGCGCCTGATCAACGCGCTCGAGCCCGCCACCGGCGGCAGCATCGAGATCGACGGCCGCGAGATCGTCGGGCTGCCCGAGCGCGAGCTCCGCCGGCTGCGGCTCAGAATCGGCATGATCTTCCAGCAGTTCAACCTCTTCGGCTCGAAGACGGTCGAGCAGAACGTCGCCTATCCGCTGCAGGTCGCCGGCACGCCGCGGACCGAGCTGCGCGCCCGCGTCGACGAGATGCTCCGCTTCGTCGGACTCTCGGACAAGGCCCGCAGCCACCCGGAGCAGCTCTCCGGCGGCCAGAAGCAGCGCGTCGGCATCGCCCGCGCCCTCGCCGCCTCGCCGCGCATCCTCCTCGCCGACGAGGCCACCAGCGCCCTCGACCCGGACACCACCGGCGAGGTGCTCGCCCTCCTGCGCCGGATCAACGAGGAGCTCGGCGTCACCATCGTCGTCATCACGCACGAGATGGACGTGGTGCAGCAGCTCGCGACGAAGGTCGCCGTGATGGAGGCGGGCCGCATCGTCGAGCGCGGCCCCGTCTTCGACGTGTTCTCGGCCCCGCGGGAGCCGGTCACCCGCCGCTTCGTCTCCACGGTCGTGCGCACGGTGCCCTCGCGGGAGGAGGCGGCGGTGCTGCGCGCGCGCCACGCAGGCCGCCTCGTCACGCTGTCCTTCTCCGACGGCTCCGCCTCGCAGGGCGAGGTCTTCGCCGAGATCGCGCAGGCCGGCGTCCCGCTCGAGCTCGTCTACGGCGGCATCACCGATGTCCGCGGCCGCGCCTTCGGCCACCTGACCGTCGCGCTCGACTCCTCCGACGACGTGATCGACCCCCTGCTGGCCCGCCTCGGCGCCCGCGTCGCCCTCACGGAGGTGCCCCGATGA
- a CDS encoding MetQ/NlpA family ABC transporter substrate-binding protein — protein sequence MSLRRTLLATTAITASALFLAGCSAAGGEGDDTVRIGVVGASDPYWATYEQAAEDAGIDVEIVDFTDYNQLNPALTEGEIDLNQFQHLVYLAQYNTSADADLVPIGATAIYPLGLYSTQYDSVEDIPEGDSVAVPNDTSNQARALLVLQSAGLIELKDGGSAFSDLDDIDTGASKVTVTALDAALVPTSLPDVAAAIINNDYIEGAGLEASDAIAQDDPSDPSAVPYVNVFAARADDAENETYLKLVEVYQTSQDVLDGVSEQSGGTAVFATTPAAELQSTLATVEADTAAQG from the coding sequence ATGTCCCTGCGCCGCACGCTCCTCGCGACCACCGCGATCACCGCCTCCGCCCTCTTCCTCGCCGGCTGCTCGGCCGCCGGCGGTGAGGGCGACGACACCGTCCGCATCGGCGTGGTCGGCGCGAGCGACCCCTACTGGGCGACCTACGAGCAGGCCGCGGAGGACGCCGGCATCGACGTCGAGATCGTCGACTTCACCGACTACAACCAGCTCAACCCCGCGCTGACCGAGGGCGAGATCGACCTCAACCAGTTCCAGCACCTGGTCTACCTGGCGCAGTACAACACCTCCGCCGACGCGGACCTCGTGCCGATCGGCGCGACCGCGATCTACCCGCTCGGCCTCTACTCGACGCAGTACGACAGCGTCGAGGACATCCCCGAGGGCGACAGCGTCGCCGTCCCGAACGACACGAGCAACCAGGCCCGCGCCCTCCTCGTGCTCCAGTCGGCCGGCCTGATCGAGCTGAAGGACGGCGGCAGCGCCTTCTCCGACCTCGACGACATCGACACCGGCGCCTCGAAGGTGACCGTCACCGCGCTCGACGCGGCGCTCGTCCCGACCTCGCTCCCCGACGTCGCCGCGGCGATCATCAACAACGACTACATCGAGGGCGCGGGCCTCGAGGCCTCCGACGCGATCGCCCAGGACGACCCGAGCGACCCGAGCGCGGTGCCCTACGTCAACGTGTTCGCCGCCCGGGCCGACGACGCCGAGAACGAGACGTACCTGAAGCTCGTCGAGGTCTACCAGACCTCGCAGGACGTGCTCGACGGAGTGTCCGAGCAGTCGGGCGGCACGGCCGTCTTCGCGACGACCCCCGCCGCCGAGCTGCAGTCGACCCTCGCCACCGTCGAGGCCGACACCGCCGCCCAGGGCTGA
- a CDS encoding Gfo/Idh/MocA family oxidoreductase, whose amino-acid sequence MSNDRALRVAMVGTAFMGRTHSHAWRTAPRFFPLPLRPELAVLVGTDPQRTAERAETLGWGESSTDWRAVIARDDIDLVDVCTPGDTHAEIAIAALEAGKHVLCEKPLANSVEEAERMVAAAAASGRVAMCGFSYRRTPALALAKRFLDEGRLGAIRHVRAQYLQDWLSDSEAPLTWRLDAAKAGSGALGDIGAHIIDSAQWLTGTPITSVSAVLRTFTTERPVLSSQSGLGGRAEEGAERGPVTVDDAAAFTASFAGGALGVFEATRVATGRKNANRIEINGETGSIAFDFERMNELEYYDGRDPEDAQGFRTIQVTEPAHPYMSAWWPTGHGIGYEHLFTHQVVDLVEAIAAGTPATPTFADALEVQRVLAAVSTSAANRSESTPVQRGTGPV is encoded by the coding sequence ATGTCGAACGACCGAGCCCTGCGCGTCGCGATGGTGGGGACCGCCTTCATGGGCCGCACCCACTCGCACGCCTGGCGCACCGCCCCCCGCTTCTTCCCGCTGCCGCTGCGGCCCGAGTTGGCCGTGCTGGTGGGCACCGACCCGCAGCGGACCGCCGAGCGCGCCGAGACCCTGGGCTGGGGCGAGTCGTCGACGGACTGGCGCGCGGTGATCGCCCGCGACGACATCGACCTCGTCGACGTCTGCACCCCCGGCGACACCCACGCCGAGATCGCGATCGCCGCCCTCGAGGCCGGCAAGCACGTGCTCTGCGAGAAGCCGCTCGCCAACTCCGTCGAGGAGGCCGAGCGGATGGTCGCCGCGGCCGCCGCGTCGGGCCGCGTCGCGATGTGCGGCTTCAGCTACCGCCGCACCCCCGCACTGGCGCTGGCCAAGCGCTTCCTCGACGAGGGCCGGCTCGGCGCGATCCGCCACGTCCGGGCCCAGTACCTGCAGGACTGGCTCAGCGACTCCGAGGCCCCGCTGACCTGGCGCCTGGACGCCGCGAAGGCCGGCTCGGGTGCGCTCGGCGACATCGGCGCGCACATCATCGACAGCGCGCAGTGGCTGACCGGCACGCCGATCACCTCCGTCTCGGCCGTCCTGCGCACCTTCACCACCGAGCGCCCCGTGCTCTCCTCGCAGTCGGGCCTCGGCGGTCGCGCGGAGGAGGGCGCCGAGCGCGGACCGGTCACCGTCGACGACGCCGCCGCCTTCACCGCCTCCTTCGCGGGCGGCGCCCTCGGCGTCTTCGAGGCGACCCGCGTCGCCACCGGCCGCAAGAACGCCAACCGGATCGAGATCAACGGCGAGACCGGCAGCATCGCCTTCGACTTCGAGCGGATGAACGAGCTCGAGTACTACGACGGCCGCGACCCCGAGGACGCCCAGGGCTTCCGCACCATCCAGGTCACCGAGCCCGCGCACCCCTACATGTCGGCCTGGTGGCCCACCGGCCACGGCATCGGCTACGAGCACCTCTTCACCCACCAGGTCGTCGACCTCGTCGAGGCGATCGCGGCCGGCACCCCCGCCACCCCCACCTTCGCCGACGCCCTCGAGGTCCAGCGCGTCCTCGCCGCCGTCTCGACGAGCGCCGCGAACCGCTCGGAGTCCACCCCCGTCCAGCGCGGCACCGGCCCGGTCTGA